The Danio aesculapii chromosome 8, fDanAes4.1, whole genome shotgun sequence genome window below encodes:
- the LOC130233785 gene encoding uncharacterized protein LOC130233785 translates to MQHTFSRRQEVLQEPAIAEFVDRWPALFDICEINFEFMRLTTVPLTSKFLGELDCHSGKLIEIFNAKGGAAGRKISAIMAQMNNNEDVNVRRDCVMSCLSIYLNEDLDTLVKEYVDIESREAEEDMAGKTMGIYKVQSEDHGQGDRRFTDVRVVLEGVEVLHKLKSVTHACVMLYGLIYALNLNYPKSLKCTFEVYQKILMDLDSTKLSPKVQTLD, encoded by the exons atgcAGCATACTTTTTCAAGGAGGCAGGAGGTTCTTCAGGAGCCAGCAATTGCAGAGTTTGTAGACAGATGGCCAGCACTTTTTGACATCTGTGAG ATCAACTTTGAATTTATGCGACTGACAACTGTACCTCTGACCTCAAAATTCCTTGGAGAACTGGACTGTCACTCTGGCAAACTGATAGAGATTTTTAATGCCAAAGGTGGTGCTGCAGGAAGAAAGATCAGCGCCATAATGGCCCAGATGAATAAT AATGAAGATGTCAATGTGAGGCGAGATTGTGTGATGAGCTGTCTGAgcatctacctcaatgaagacCTGGACACACTTGTTAAAGAATATGTG GACATTGAATCCAGAGAGGCAGAGGAAGACATGGCAGGAAAAACCATGGGCATCTACAAAGTACAATCAGAGGATCATGGTCAAGGTGATAGACGCTTCACTGATGTCCGTGTTGTGCTGGAAGGTGTGGAGGTTCTCCACAAACTGAAGAGTGTCACTCATGCATGCGTTATGTTATATGGCCTGATCTACGCGCTCAATTTGAACTACCCTAAAAGCCTGAAGTGTACATTTGAGGTGTACCAAAAAATCCTGATGGACCTGGACTCAACCAAGCTTTCCCCGAAAGTACAGACACTGGACTGA